ACTGTGCTTCTTGTTTATAGATAATATCCTTCCCCTTATAAAAGGTGACGGGGTTGGTATGTTTGGCCCATATGCCTTTGTCGCCAATAGCAAGACGGTTGACAATGCGGCTATATTTAGTGCCGTATCTTTTAAGTTTCGCATTCAGTTCTCCACGACCAATAAATTCAAAGAGCCTATTTTGTGCATCATTATCGCTGGTCAATAGTATCTTTTTTACGTATTGTGCAACAGAGGGAAGACCATTGGCGGCCGATTCGTCCACAAGAACCTTAGTCTGCTTTTCAAAAGCAGAATCAATGCGGAGCGGAGTATCTTTGGTTAAACCGGCAATATGGAGGTCATTGATTTTTTCCAAAGCCAAAATTGCGGTCGGAAGTTTTACGGTGCTTGCCGGATAAAAATACCAATGTGGATTAAGGCGATAGCTATACGACCTGAAATGTGGAATATTGGATTTATCACGATCGATCTGCGTGTAAAGGATCTGTACCTCGTTTTTAGTAGGGTGACTTAATATTTTCTGAAATAGATATGGATGGCTTTGGAGTAGCTTTTCCAAGTATATGGTATCTACCTTTTGAGCGTATAGATCTGACATAAATAGGGTGAGAAATAGGGTGAGGTATTTGCGCATATCCAAGTATCGTGTTTATTTACTATCGGTTAAACTCCTCTATGGCTTTTAACAGCTGGTTTTTTGATAACAGTTTTTTGGCTTTTTCATTTCCCTCCACATAAGGCTCCAGGGTTTCTTTTTTCATTGGTAAAATTTCATTCGACTTTTCCATCTTGAAATGCGATATCGCAGGCTGATTGATATCAGCGGTCATGCTATAGCGACGGATTCGTCTTTCATAACTAACAGTGTCCACCAGGAATAACCAGCAGCTATCTTGTGGAATGCCTTTAATTTTCTTATTCCAATAATCTATCCGATAAATTTCTTTTGTTTGATCTGGTGTTACAGTGTATTTTTTGCCTTTTTCCCGCCAAGATATCTCACTGGGTTTGGTTGCCGTTCTCAATTTTATTTTGGTTTTTGAAACGACAGTACTGTCATTTTTTAAAACAATATAAAATTTATACCTACTGCTGATCGGTTCGCGGTCGAAAGAATAGAGGATCGGCGAATACGATCCTGGTATTGTAATATTACCACCTGGCGTACGTATCGTATACGGTGCACGGAATTGCGCAAAAACTTGCGACAAATTACCCAGCAAAACAAGTCCGAAGCATAAAATAGGCAGCACATACTTGGGCGTTCCAGTGTATGTTTGCCTGTTGGTTTTAATACCCATGGATTTATTTTTTCGTATAAACTTCAAAGGTATAAGCAAATGCATGTTTCTCGTCGGCTTGATGCGAATCTGAAGCAACTAATTCCCATTCTTCTGAGGGTAATTCAGGAAAGAAAGCGTCACCTTTGATGGTGGTATGTACGCGCGTCAGAAGCACTTTATTTGCCAAGGGTAGCGCTTGCTGATAAATGTTTGCGCCACCAATGATGAATACCTCACGTTCATCCCGGCAATACAAGAGTGCCTCTTGGATGCTGTTGGCAACATCAATATCTTCTCCCTGGAAATTCGCGTTACGTGTAATGACAATATTCCTTCTGTCTGGTAATGCTTTGCCTATGGCCTCAAAAGTCTTTCTACCCATTAGGACAGAGTGCTCAACGGTATTTCTCTTAAAATATTTAAAGTCGTTGGGTAAATGCCAAGGCATCTGATTGTCGATTCCGATGGCATTGTTTTCCGACGCAGCTACGATTAATGTGATCGTTGGGTTGCTCATTTTTGATATAAGGTGATTATTCGTTCGCTAAAATATGTTACAAAATCAGGTACCTTCCTTGTTAAACGGCCACCGGAGCTTTGATATGTGGATGGGATTCGTAGTTTAACAATTCAAAATCTTCAAACTTAAAATTAAAGATATCTTTTACTTCTGGGTTTATTTTCATCTGGGGTAGCGCTTTTGGCTCGCGGCTCAATTGGAGCTCCGTTTGCTCGAAGTGATTACTGTAGATATGTGCATCGCCCAGGGTGTGGATAAACTCTGCGGCTTCCATGTCGCAAACCTGTGCGACCATCATCGTCAATAAAGCGTAAGACGCAATGTTGAAAGGAACGCCCAAGAATATATCGGCACTACGTTGATAGAGTTGACAGGACAATTGCGGCTTTAAGATACCTTTTTCAGGTTGTGCCGGAGCGACATAAAACTGAAAAAAGGCATGACAAGGAGGTAATGCCATATGCTCTATTTCGGCAACATTCCATGCCGATACAATAATACGGCGTGAATCCGGTGAATTTTTTAGCTGGTTGATAACCTGTGTGATCTGATCGATATGACGGCCATCAGGTGTTGGCCAGGAGCGCCATTGTGATCCGTATACAGGGCCCAAATTTCCTTGTTCGTCAGCCCACTCGTCCCAAATGCTTACGCCATTTTCTTTGAGATACTGAATATTGGTTTCACCTTTAAGAAACCAGATCAATTCATGAATAATGGACCGCAGGTGTAATTTCTTCGTCGTTACCAAAGGGAAACCTTCCTGAAGGTTGAAACGCATCTGATATCCAAAGACACTTTTGGTACCTGTGCCCGTACGATCTGTCTTTACAACACCATTCGTATATACATGTCTGAGTAAATCTAAATATTGTTTCATCTGTAAAAAGTAATTATTAAATACCAAATATCAATGCTATAATCGAACTGGATAGAACGAATAGCACTATTTTATGTGTCTGATTCTCAATCGGGGAATATTTGAATACATCATGTCCGGCTCTAATTTAGTTTGTCCGTATTAAGCCGCCGGTGCATTCAACCTTTCAAGATAGTCAAAACTAAGGAAAATCCTTATAACGAGAAAGTCAAAACTTAAAATGATAAGAGGGGTTACTGAAAAAAAATGTAATTTTGCAAAATATTATGGAGAATAAGAAAGTAGCTTTTTATACACTTGGATGTAAACTGAATTATTCGGAGACATCATCCATTGGTCGTTTATTTAAAGATGCAGGCTATGATACCACAGCGTTCAATAGCCGTGCAGACGTTTATGTAATCAATACATGTTCGGTAACGGATAATGCTGACAAGAAGTGTAGAAAAGTAGTGAAGGAAGCTTTAAAGCACTCTCCCAACGCCTATATTACGATTGTTGGCTGTTATGCGCAGCTAAAACCGAAAGAGATTGCAGAGATTCCCGGAGTGGACATGGTCTTAGGTGCAGCTGAAAAGTTTAATATTATTGAGCATATCAATGATTTGACGAAACAGGAAAAAA
The Sphingobacterium multivorum genome window above contains:
- a CDS encoding serine hydrolase → MRKYLTLFLTLFMSDLYAQKVDTIYLEKLLQSHPYLFQKILSHPTKNEVQILYTQIDRDKSNIPHFRSYSYRLNPHWYFYPASTVKLPTAILALEKINDLHIAGLTKDTPLRIDSAFEKQTKVLVDESAANGLPSVAQYVKKILLTSDNDAQNRLFEFIGRGELNAKLKRYGTKYSRIVNRLAIGDKGIWAKHTNPVTFYKGKDIIYKQEAQFDPKDYTIKLSNTLQGKGYINDKDELVHEPWSFEGLNVYALQDQQLILKKLLFPETFRPKERFNLKKDDYALLYDYMSRYPFESDFPKYDPAEFWPTYSKLLFYGREKNATLNPNIRIFNKYGDSYGYNIDNAYIVDFEHGVEFMLAVVVQSNENGIYNDGRYEYETVTYPFLKNIGQVIYQEELKRAKKFKPDLSKFDFRK
- a CDS encoding dihydrofolate reductase → MSNPTITLIVAASENNAIGIDNQMPWHLPNDFKYFKRNTVEHSVLMGRKTFEAIGKALPDRRNIVITRNANFQGEDIDVANSIQEALLYCRDEREVFIIGGANIYQQALPLANKVLLTRVHTTIKGDAFFPELPSEEWELVASDSHQADEKHAFAYTFEVYTKK
- a CDS encoding thymidylate synthase; this encodes MKQYLDLLRHVYTNGVVKTDRTGTGTKSVFGYQMRFNLQEGFPLVTTKKLHLRSIIHELIWFLKGETNIQYLKENGVSIWDEWADEQGNLGPVYGSQWRSWPTPDGRHIDQITQVINQLKNSPDSRRIIVSAWNVAEIEHMALPPCHAFFQFYVAPAQPEKGILKPQLSCQLYQRSADIFLGVPFNIASYALLTMMVAQVCDMEAAEFIHTLGDAHIYSNHFEQTELQLSREPKALPQMKINPEVKDIFNFKFEDFELLNYESHPHIKAPVAV